The window CCACATATCTGAGGCATGTTACACGCTTTGCTGCGTTTGAACCAGACAGATTGTTCACACCTTATAAAAACATCTACACAGGACCGGCCCACAGCGGTTTGTACCAGCACTGTATAATATCTAACGGTGTCATGCTATGGATTACCAGATACCAGAGGCTAGTAGATCAACTAGATCAAAGCAGATAGGATTTCATCTGAATGCATAGGAATTCAAACCTTCATGCTTAGTGTTTTTTAGGGGTTTCAGAGTTTAACAGTGCAGTCTTTACAAAAATGTCTTCAGTTTTTGTTTCTACAGTGAAAAGCATACTTTTCAAAGTATGCTTTGGAAAGCAAGAGAGTGATGTCTGTCTGTCggtctaatataaatatataaaatgtgtgtgtgtgtgtgtacataacacacacacacacacacacacacacacacacacaaacacacacacacatctgatctTCAAGTGCAAAACTGCAGTCTTTCAAGTCATTTCTCAGCattttatcagaaatgtcttgcTGCCTCCATCTAGTGGTTGAGCATAAAAAGACATCAAGTGAAGAGAAAATGGCTGACACCAGAAAGTTGACGTCagacgaaaagaaaaaaacaatccaCAGCAGATGTCTGAGCCAGTAAagagttttatttgtttatattaaatcaaaGGAAAGCACTATAACATACTTCACAAACCAAAGCCTTGTGGTGTAGTACAGAGGTTTTCAATCTGGGTTCTGGAAACACAAAGCAGTGCATATTCTGTAAATCTCTCACAGATCTCTTCTAATAATTGTAATCAGAGGTGTTAAACAAGAAAGATCTGAAGAATATACGCGCCGCTGTGGGTAACTAGGTTTAGGATTAAAAACCTCTGGTTTAGTAAATCTGTAAtatcagaaaaagaaagattttaatatggcatattacaaaaaaaaaaaaaaaaaggaagtaacACTAGTggacaagaaaatattttaaataatataactgtacattttcttaaaaggtgacaaaaaaaagacaacaaaaacataataagaaaaatgaaTTCCTTCTATAAACAGAAGAAACATAACTACAATCTTATTATGAAGACTACATAAAAAAAGCCAATAAACACCTTTTTTGCCATTAGAGCACAGGGCctggaaatggaaaaaaataaaaaaataaaatgaaaagtatcACAGTACACTCAAGAGGGACAGCGAGTGGTCAAGAGCAAGAATAAGGcaggaaaagattaaaaacacctcccagagagagaatgagtgaTGAAAACAAACCATCAGACCGTTTCATCTTAAGATGTGATGCCACTGTTAATATTCACGAAAAAGCTCATTGTTAACCGAGAAGATGACAGAAtgagaaacaataaaaagatgCTAGTTACATAAAAAGACGCACACTTTTTCAGCAGAAACAGAATGCAGCCAAACATGCTCGACAGTGCAACACTTCCGTCTGCTTCACTCATAAACAGGTTCTTTTAGAACTAAAGAACGCCGGTACAAAACTAAGAGACTGCAGCTGCAGGGGCAAAAGCCTTTTGTGCATGGGGGGAGCAGATTTATCAAAACTTCAATACAGAAGTTTAAAAAGGTGCGGTCACGATTACGTTGTTTGGCTAATTTTCTTAGGCTAAATTAAgtcatttcaaaagaaatgtgaGCATTCGGGAATTTTCGGCAAAAGTAGATTTCGCAGTTGGTCACGCAGATTCCCCGCACTGCCCAACAGAAAAatgcttggtttgaaagtgactttCGTGCTTCATAGAGGGATATAGACCCTTTTACCCATGAAATGTTGCTAATGTCACCACACCTTACATCTCTGCTTGTGTCAATCATCCTCTCTTCTCGCCTACTTGGACCACAATgaacaatgcaaaacaaatagaattagaattttaGTAAAAGCGACTTGATTGATttgactcaaaaaaaaagaaagaagaagaatggTTTTGAACTCAAAACTCTAAAATGACCTGGATGAATGCATGAATacatggcaaaaacaaaacaaaacaaaatattgtgGACATGGCACACATATaacattgttattgttttctattACCAACCTCCAGAAGTGGAATAGAAAGCTACACAGATAACAACACAGAGAGAAGAGTGTGTTTTGGGTCTCTGGATCTCGGTTATAACAGTTTCTCTGGGAATCTGGCAACATTTTGCCCGGATCTGGCAGTCAAGAGGCAAGAGATGGACATAAAACCACTCACGATAtggtgggggaaaaaatacattCCTGAGCTATATTTAGATATCTTTCTTCATCTCAAAATATTTGGTCATTTGAATctagaaattcacaaaatatactGCATTCATTTCAAAGTCCTCACATGCGTGACATGCGGAAaagtccacaaaaaaaaaaaaaaaaaaaaagagccaacATCTTCGcatcattgcaaaaaaaacaaaaaacaaaactactgCTTAAAACCAAAAGATCGATTTTGTTCAGATCAGTGCAAACTTCAACATGAGCAATAACAATGATACGCGTTCCACGTCCACAAATCACACCTCTTAATGACATTATAAAAatcccaaagtttttttttttttgtccccgTAAAAACCCCTCAAAAAGATCAGAGCTGCAGAGAGAGGGCCCATGCTGAACAACGGTGGGAAATACCATCACAACAAACGTTCACAAAAGAAGACGTCCACAACAAAAGTTCGAAGGGAGAGAACATGAACAGATTAAACAAGTACAAATACAACTGACATATCAGAAGCCGCATTACAAGTCTGTATAAAATCTGAAATACGCACAAAgatatagtaaatatacaagTAAAATAGTTCCTTTTTATGGTCTAGATTGTTCCAGCCATCTGAGACAGTCCTGTGCTAAAGATCTGCATAGCCAAAGCTTCTATTCGCTAACTATGGACTGGATCAATATCAGCAAAATACAAAggtttttcttttagatttatACCAAAGATCATAAAAATTTCAGCGCCTACTCACAATTCGTAGTTCTTAAACTTTATCTTTGTAAACAGTTTGCCctttttctgtttcaaaaatacattctaGTCAGACAGAAAATTGtgaggcatatatatatatatatatatatatatatatatatatatatatatatatatatatatatatatatatatatatatatatatatatatatatatatatatgtgtgtgtggcaaagctctcttttatcttttttccttttatacaaaaaatatgcaaaataacgCTCTGTACACATCATATACACTCCTCTTTCGATAGTACGTGACTGCGCAGGAGGAGAGGCGTGATTCATTGAATTCTGTCACTTGAGTAAGGGAGACTGGCCACATTCTGAAGGACGGACTGAGCGTGTACGAGCGGCTTTGGCTCACCCACGTGCCAGCAAAGTGATCGCTGATTGGTCAGAAAACCACAGCGTTATCATGCGGTTAGCTTAGGGCATGCTTCAAGCTTCAGGCAGTGACACCAGAGACTGCTGGTTAATTTAGTCTGCTACGAACCAGACGGTTCAGGATACCGAACATGTTCTGTTTctgtactgaaaaaaaagagttctGGTGGCGTGGCGAGGGGGGAAAGCTCAACCCATCCTGCTGGTGTCTCGTATCACAGCATTTGGTGCATCAATATGGGCTGGTATTAGGCCGGCTGTCGACTCCTTCTGTTCCGTAACACATCATATTATCATCGTCTTCTCACCGTCTCCGCATTCAGGACCGCCCCTATCCTTTGGGCTGCCATCGAAATGTCACCGAAAGCCGCTGTGACCTTCTAATAACATCCAAAAGCAAGGTGTAAAACAAGCACATTCTTTTGGTTGCATGGCTTCGAAATAGACCAGCAATGCAACAGCCTGATCCAGTCATCGGTTTGGCATTGCTATGGCTTCTGTGTTCTGATTGTCACTCGGCACAAGGAGTAGATGCACGACAggttcatgtttgtttgtttcattgtcTTTACAAATCAAAGCGCGCGTGAAGCGCCCTGATTGGCTTCGCACATCTGTTAAGCGACGAACGGAGGTGTCTTGGGAGGCAGATGGAGCATGCTGAGCAATGGCGGCCGGCGAGAGACGGCGTCTGGGTGACTCATGCAAGCGTGCTGATTCACTTTACATCAACGTGTAGTGTTTATGCGCGAGCTTTGCGTTTGGGAAAATGTAAAGATCTTTTTTATGCTTATAGAAGTCTGAGTGCTATAGGTTCTGTGCTTTAGTCGTCATGTTCACGGACttgtatgtatacatgcatgatGTGGCTCTTTAAAGTCTGTCGCTGCGAAAGCTGTCCTCTACCGAGGGGTCAGGGAGGACCATATCGGGGTCACTGAGCATGCTCAGTCCATCCAGACTGAGAGGCTCAATACGTAGTTCATCCTCCAGGGGAAAAACTCCTTCCGAGTCCAAACACTCTGGGACTGCAGACAACACACTGCTGATGTCCTTAGACAGGCTCGGGTTGGAGTCGTCTGAGAGACAGAACAAAAAACGCTACATAAGCAATGGAACGGAAAACAGTACGGAGGTCTTAACATACTGTTGGACTCCTCTTGTGTTGGGAAactcaaaacaaatgaattggGATGCCAAAATGTTCATGGTTAAAATTATCATGCGACACAAGAGTAAAAGgcagctgaaatttcagcttcgCCTTCACAGGAATTTAAtacatggaaaaataaattacaaaaacacaacagaaaaaaaactgttcatttccattttaaaatatgttaaaaatattagtgtttttactgtttttttttttttttttaatcaaatacatgctgccctaattattattttttttttaaatgttgaaagaaATTATCATGACCCCAAgctttagaaaataaaaaaaaaatgtatataaactaCACTGGTAGTGACCTGTAAAGAggattttagtaaaataaatattcaaacttAAATTTCTTTCATATAAAGTCTTTTTCTCATGTCTTTTTTGATAACTGGTTTGTTTGAGATTTGCCAGGTCTTCTTGTAATCAATTATGCACCTACGAGAAGAATGTTGtttcacattattaataaagacaACAGTTTTCACGCAATACGGGGAGGAAGAAATAcctttctgaaaatgaaaagcctGAGCTTTGTGAACTATGGGTATGCTCAACTGCCAGCCAGCACAGAGAAACACCAGCAGCTTCAAACACCTGTCTGATTGCCTAACAGTGTGGAGGTTTTTtgccaaataataaaatgaatttgctTGAATAAAATGCGTCTTTATAAGACTTTATTTGATCAAGCTCTGCTGCGCTCTAAATTGCTCAAAAATCTTTTGATCTTGAAATAATCTCGGTTCAGCTTTTGCAAGATAATAGTTGTTTTCACGCCTTTTGCAAGAAGTTGCACTAAACCATACTTTTCATCAAGAAGATGAACATACACGTACATATACTGCTTGAGGACTATGACTTTTTAATAATGCGGAAAAAACTTTTTAAGTAGGTTCACCAATTACCTAAAAAAACTACTCCTCAAACCTGTCTGAGACTGGTATCAGTTATCTAAAGAGATAGAgatataagaaataaaacactttctatTAATGTTTGCATAATAGTTTGGAACACACTGTATAGTCAGCTGTCGGACGACTAAAAATCATCAGACATTTTCTTGTTATTGTCATTTCCATTTTCAGCCCATGAATGAAACTCATTTTAAGAATCTGATTTAGTGTTTTGAAAGCTGATCATGAGGGTAAATTCAATTCTCATGATGACTCACAATGACTTGCTGTCTGATCTTCCGCACCTGTAAGGATGATGTTGGGCACTCCTCCTCCACAATTAGAGTAGAGCATGTTGGGCCTCATCTGAAGATGGTCTTGCAGGTTGCCATGGCTACCACCCAAGCCCATGAGGGCGGTCTGGGAGCAGTAGAGGTTGGAGGAAGGGTCAAACCCTCCAGCCATAGAGCTCATGACATTCTCCAACATATTATACTGATCCTgctgtttaaacacacacaagataTTCATTGCAAAACATGATCGGCTTGGGAATCCTAAAGTGTACCTAAAGATCTTCTAGATTTACCTGATAGGACGAACACTTGGACTGACGTCCAGAAAACTGCTGCTCCATAAAGGGATCGTTGAAAAATGCTCCCATGCTGTTGTGCTGCGAGCAAAAACAAGATTTAGTGTTTTTCTGTTCAGCCAAGAATAAACAGCATCTGTAACAGTGTCTTTCCCTTCAGATCCCTGCTTGAATCTACTAACGTCCCGGAGGGAACTCACAGTGCTGGAATTAAAGTCGAGCTGGACATTCTGCAGCGGGGACACAGGCTGGTgatgctgttgctgctgctggcCACCGGTGGCTCGTTGCTGCACCCCTGGATGCTGGGAGCTCTGCTGCATAGACGGATGGGACTGAGGAggaggctgctgctgctgcaggggctgctgggtcTGCTGGTAAAGGGGATAGGGAGGGGGCGGCTCCATCGGCAAGCTGCTGGTGTCCAACGCAACCCCCTGAAGAGAACGGTAGAGTCATAAAAATCATTTGACTGGGAGCTTGGCTACTGTACGCCCTGTTCCTGGCAAAAATGAACAACAAACCAGCTGCCACATTTCTAAGAACAGggcacaaaatatataaaagtacacaaatacataaacatgagCGATGGAGTTGAGTTTTACAGATGCCACTACCATCTGGTTCAGTATTGTGTTTCATACAAAAGagatgatttttgaaaatgctacACAGGGTATATTGacttttttaaactgcatttattttcattttagcagCATGACAGACATGGTAATTATGAACAAccattgtatggaaaagagctcCTTCAAAATTAATAACTGAGGCTGGATATAAAATTCCCATTTCAATTAGattgcattttgatttcaaTCTTGCTTCCACTGTTCTTGCTGTAAATTGCCTCCGATTTGgtatgttacaaaaaaaaacattttttacttaaCTACAGTGTCTAGACGTCAATTGCTCATACACCACCtttcaaatgtttaagaatAAGAAAAATCTGCATATAAGAATGATTGGAGTAATGGcggctgaaaattcaacttagTCATTACAcatataaactgcattttaaatacataagataacctattttttattgttacagtttcataatattgttctttttaaaggaaagaacataaagtgaataaaaaatttCATTTCAACTACTACTTGAATGTTTGAACTATTTGGCAGTTTCATTTGTAGCAGAGAAATCAGCTTTGAAATCAAATGGTTGTGCCTCAAAGTCCAGACCAATTTGAAGTGTTACACGGTGCAACCATTTGAGCTCAACACAGAAATCTGTTACAAAGAATTGCAGCATCAAAAATGATCAGCGGGGTGCAATTCGAAGACCCTTACCTATTCTCTCacgctaatatatatatatatatataaaattggtCTGTGCTGTGTGGTTTAATGACTAATGATGTATCAACAAACATTTGATTGTGTGCCTTCAAGCATTCACAGCGAAAAACGGTAGtgtataattacatttcttttcttttcttttcttttcttttcttttttttttatttgcaatccAGAAAAGTCTAACAATGTCAGATGCACACTTGAGAGCTGCAAGCAGTTAATGTTGTGGATGAGGAAGACACCACCGGAGAACATGAAACGCTGGGAGAGGAGATTTAATGAGCACTTTCTCACCTGTGTGATCGGGGACAGAGAGGGCGACATTGTCGGGGAGAGCTGCTTGCTCAGGCTTCGCCTCTGATCACCCCCTGGAGAGAGTGTGAGGGGACTAATGGGGGCCGGCCGTCTCCTGGGTGAACTTGCCATGCCCGTCGGAGGAGGGTTGGACAGCGAGGACAGACGCAGAGACGTGTGGATTGATGGATTGCTGAGAGACGAGTGCAGCTGAGAGTTGGTGAGCGATGCCTGGATGGAAGGGTTGCTTAGAGAGGATGACAGCCCTAAGAGGACAACAAACATGACATAATCAGCTCCAGGGGTCAAAAGTACTTCTTAAACCGCCTTAATGAAACTGAGATAAACCAATAATGGCTTTATGAGTCACTGCGTGCAGGCCGGCTCCTGTCCTGATGTCCACTCCTCAGAAAAGACACTGAGCAATTGTCTGCAGGTTACTGGACcagcgagagcgagagagaaaagagCCGTTTATGAGCAGCCAATTCAGGGGTTAAAGGTCAGCTGTGTCTCTGGGGACCGGCCAATCAGCTAGCAGCACAGCTGAAACAGGCAGAAGAAACATCCCAGCGCACCCTGTTCCCAGACATGAGAGCGAATGGAAAGAATAAAGCTCAAGAGAATGGAAGTCAAAGAGAGCGATCAGATGGCGGATGGATTTAAAAAGGGGGGTTGGGGGTGGAGGAGGAGAGCTGTGGTCTTCTGCATGGATGTGGCCCTTTAGAAAACACATGGCATTCATTCCCCAGAAAGCGCCTACAGTGTAAGCCTACAGTGTGCCGTTAAACAAAGACCGGAGTGTTCAGCCAGGCTCTTCTGAAGCCAGGAGATGCTTTAACAGCAAACGAGCCTCCTTGAATAACGATTCGGTCACAAACAAAAGCTCTTTTTAGTCTTAGACTGTGCGTGAATGAGATTACGCATGTGTGAAAACCAGTACAAGTATTAATGTGTCTGTTTATGCCACATATAGTAAACCCACTAACCTTGTGAGTTTCCGATGCCCAGATGCATCATGGCTGCGGGGAGGTTGCCGGTGCTGCTGCCTCCGCTAAGGTTGGGATATCCAGCCTCGTCGGGGTCCAGCGGAGTGGGCAGCGGAGAGGGGAAGTGCAGGTTACTGAGGTCAGGAAGAGACCCGCCAGTGTTTAACGTGCCTTGGTAGTGAGACAAACCTATGTTCTGCTCTGGAGATGGAAATATActgcagagaaacagagagggaCGATGTTAAACTCACAGCTAATATCTAATAAGCAACCAGTAAACATGTACAGTCAGACTCACTTGATTCCAGGCACTTCACAGGACTTTGGCCGGGAGGACAGAGACTGCACCTGCAACCAGGCAACATGTGCGTTACACATCCACACTCTCAGAGACATTTACCAGCCTGCTATCTACAGACAAACAATTAGTACTGTATCTAGTAAAACAAAACGGCATCACACTCAaatcaataacttttttttttctttaatcaacAGCACGAAGATTCTTTCTTCATGAAATCAAACCTGATTcctattttaacataaaatgcagTATCCACACGCAACGGTTTTctttaaagagaaagaaaaaaaagtactctgttaaaacattaacatgccGCTGTCCTTACAATCACATCTCTTCTCTGATGACGTGCAAGGACTGAGTAATAGCACATCCAAGCTTCAACCACTCACACATGATGACTGCAGTAAATACCAAACGACGATGATCCAATTCCTGATGGGCAATGAAATTCTAACCTACATATTTAACTTAGAGATCGTACTTGAATATATGCTATAATATGAAAGCAAAACAAGAGCAAAATCTTTTACAAGctgcttttaatataattgcTTCCTCAACTAGATCGAAGTCAGGCAATGATGGCAGGCATAATACTGTATATTGGCTTATGGGACGAATTTAGACTAATAAATACTAGCAAAACATCATGAGCGAGATTACTGGgtaaaacatgaacaaaatgcataatCGAAAGATTTTAACGCAATTTCAGTACACAAAGTCAAATCAAAAACTAACGTGCTACTGGAAACTGGTCTTTATTTTGCTAGTAATAATGGCCAATATTACGCTGCTTTTAAACAGGTCATTGGTCACAACCCGAATTGTGTTACAGATGCTGCGAAAGACTTgaaattttgcatttaacattCCCACATGTACTCACCTTTTTGGCCTCCCATAATTGTTTGGGCAGTGGCTTATTTACTCCAAGCAGATTCTCCTCATTAGGAACAGCAGGAAATGAGAACACtggcaaaggaaaaaaaaattaaataattcaaatcatCCCTGTTAGCATCCTGTCTATTTACATGCACATCTAAGTCACTAAATTCATATTGTCAACAAACAACTTTAACCAAATTaccaaataaacataaaaaagagagatgcaCAAGTCTTGAATGCGTGTAAACTACTGTATACAAGAGACATGTAATCTGAGTCAGACCGCCAGCAGGGGACACCAACTGTTCCACAACACCACCACCATCCATCAGCCCGCTACAGCAAACCACAGCAGAGCACTGTGAGGGCTGATCATGGCATTGAACGGGTGAATCTTTTTTTGGTGAGCTGAACACATGACAGAGAGTTAACAAACATGACACCGCACTTACCATCTCCGGCACTGTCCACCTCTGCTTCATTCATGCTGGCTGtatgagagaaacagaaagaccTATTAGATCAAAGAGCGGTTCATCGTTTCGCATTTACACTTAATTTTTCCACCCATCCATATGCGGTTTGCTCTTCAAGCCTAAGACAGTGGAGAGTGacagaaaacatttgaaagaatggggtttaaagaaaaaaaaaacaacacactgaGAGCATGTACACTTGGACACTGACCCATGTCACACGTCTTTCAGCATATTAGCATTAAAATAGCTAAGTGAACCGCTGCTGATGTAATAGGCAGTGCATTAACACATCAGATGTGACATGGCatgattaacattttaattgcaagCTTTTACTTCAAACCGATCCTGAAATTGTGCGTCTAATATCCACTTTATGAATGAATTAGTCTAAAGTACCGTAATTATTTCTTGATCCACAAAACCTAGTCCAAGTTGTAACCagagtgaaaataaaaaccatCATACTCATGTTTTGTGAATGAACTTTATTGTAGTAATATATTGTGCGCAATTTGTCACGCACACTGCAGTTTCGTCAGTAGAGCGCGCACGCATGCGCTGAGAGCTCTGAGGAAAGCTAACCCTGAAACATAACCTACTCCGGAGCAGGTTATCTTCAGAGAGTTGCTATGGCTACTAGCATACCCTGAAAGTTGAGGTTTTATCCGTTTACTTACTCTTAAACATACGCATTTCACgtaacctgctttctggaacaCCACTGATATCACTGATACAATTTTAACGGGAAATTGTGAAAACGTAAATTAAAACGAACGCCTCCCTCCTCTTTTTCTCCCAGTGGTTATTTTGCTTCTCTATTGTATATTTGGATTATGCCATAAAAATATCACTTATGAATATACTGTAGCTCACTGGCTTCTCTgatgatttaaaacaacataGCAAGCATCACTACAATATTCTGAATGCAACCTTCACGCAAACCAGATGAAACTGTTCACATGTCtaatatacacttttaaaatgattcaaaccTTCAGCATTAATGGTAATTCATTATTTCACACAAAACCTCTTCTGATGCCTGGAGTGAAAAAAAACCTCAGCAAAGTTGAAAATTTGCTCATCAAgcataaattaaagctaaattctacattttcagCACCTGTTACTCTAGTCATCACCGTCACATGATCcctcaaaaatcattctaatgtactTATTTACTGCCCAAGAAAGATTTCTCACGAATATCAATGCTtcaaacagttgtgctgcttaatatttttgtggatttttataaaataaatacaatttttaatagattttattaatttttttagaaaagcattttatcaaaaataaaaacattgattattttaaaaagaaaacatacaaaaatgcaaaCTTTTGGACCGTTGAGTTCAGTTCAGTCTTCTCACAAACATTTGATTCATTGAAATGAGTCATTCAGAGTGCACACTCACACTCCACCCACTGAAGACTGGGGGCACTCCACAGGGGGGAACTGAAAATGGCTTCTTAGTGTccactgtctctttaagaaacACCCCatgaggaggaggaaagaaaaaaaaaaaaaaaaaagtatatcgGGAGAAATCTGTGACCACAAGCACAGAATGAATCAATGGGGAGGCATTGTTTTGTGTGCACCACAGAAATCCTGTGGAAAACAAACCTCCTTTCTGCTTCCTCTGCTGATGCTGGTCCAGAACCGATACAGAGTGGGCTAGGAGCCATATCAACCAGCTCCACCGCTTCAGCAAAGCTGCCGGTCTCAGACACCCAACAGCGACGCACAATGAATCAAACAAAAAGTACGGCGACACCTCATTTCCCCCTCGCTGAGAGTCTCATTCAACCACATAACTGACGGAAAAAAGACAACTAGAACAGAAAACCACTGGCCTGAGCTCAGAgctttgtcatattttatcTTGAAGTGTgaacatacttaaaaaaaaaaaaaaaaaaaaaaaaaaaaaaaaaaaaaaaaaattacattctacaattacattttagcaaaaaatTAGCAAATACAagacttaaaacatttttacagtttaaaacatctatatctatctatctatatatatatatatatatatatatatatatatatgcactaaatatatatatatatatgcacatatatatatatatatatatatatatatatatatatatatacatatatatatatatatatatatatatatatatatatatatatatacacatatatatacacacacacacactcagcactCAGAAAAGCCAGTCTTATTAGTGTCAAATCATAAATCCCAGTAGGGTCAGAGTCAAGCGGTTGAACATGGCACACAGTTACGATTTGACGCTTTCAGGAGATCCACACACGAATAGCACGGTTGCATCACACAGTTGAGTTGGCTGGCAGGTTTGGGATGAGACCACTGTGATAGCGGAAGCGAGACAAATTTTTGTCCCATGTGAGAGGCTGGTTTGTACTTGTTCACATTACGTGAGCCTCACTGCACACCTCCACACAGCCAACTGTGTGCATAATTCAGATGAGCTGCCAGACAGATATTAAAACGCATGCTGTCTGCCATGTCCTTAAGTGGAGCTGTTTCTTATCAGATTCATCTGAGAAAACAACTGCCCTGGGCCACAGACATCCTCTGAGTTAAAGTGCTCCATATCTCAGCGTACATGTGACCGTCATAGTTGCTCTGCATCTTCTTTCACTTATTTGATCCTACCGACTAAACGGAAAGATCTAATAAACAAAGATGCTTTTATCTTGGATTCGCAGTGCAGATGAGCCACAAACTCAAGCCTGAATGCTTGCAAATCAATTTGTGTGAGAGTAAGTAATAAACAGGGTGAACATAAAAGAGAGTAGAACAAAACAGGACGTTACAGGTTCAGTAAAAACAAAGTAATAGACCTCTTCctcagttacaaaaaaaaaaaaaagcaacagcaGATTTGCGAAGAAAATGGGTTAGGCAATCCGTGATGACATATCAAATACAGTTTAAGCCTCTACTCCGTTTCATGTGAGATTACTACATTATCTTCACAGGCCTTTAAGAGCACTATTCACTCAAAGCACCCCATTAGTATGTAATGCGAGTTTTTAAATGCTTGGCTTGCAGTCTCCGAGCTCACCGTGTCCCAAACTCAACAATATTGTAATGGTTCATTCCTGCCTACGGAAAATTTGTTTCATTGGCCGATAAATCCAAATTCGCTTGATCTTTTCACATATAAAAAGGTActgtaaaataactcaaaacttCCTCGCTCGCCTAAAACCAGCGTATGCTGAAGCCAATACACCAACACGGGTTGTGGAATGTGCCACTTCAGGACAACACAGCGTGGCTAAACACCACCTCTGCAGAACAAG is drawn from Puntigrus tetrazona isolate hp1 chromosome 7, ASM1883169v1, whole genome shotgun sequence and contains these coding sequences:
- the crtc3 gene encoding CREB-regulated transcription coactivator 3 isoform X3; protein product: MSGSPGSSGSNPRKFSEKIALHNQKQAEETRAFEQLMTDLTVSRVQFQKIQQLRLSQNRAQYYGGSLPNVNQIGNASTDFQGTFPSGLDSVRGTRHHGLVERVHRDRNRINSPHRRPIDKHGRQAESSPYGTMYLSPPPDNSWRREQPPWTEEKRPGFRLISQLNRTNSDSALHTSAMSPNPQDPFGKNQQMGRGPPQRNASMNEAEVDSAGDVFSFPAVPNEENLLGVNKPLPKQLWEAKKVQSLSSRPKSCEVPGINIFPSPEQNIGLSHYQGTLNTGGSLPDLSNLHFPSPLPTPLDPDEAGYPNLSGGSSTGNLPAAMMHLGIGNSQGLSSSLSNPSIQASLTNSQLHSSLSNPSIHTSLRLSSLSNPPPTGMASSPRRRPAPISPLTLSPGGDQRRSLSKQLSPTMSPSLSPITQGVALDTSSLPMEPPPPYPLYQQTQQPLQQQQPPPQSHPSMQQSSQHPGVQQRATGGQQQQQHHQPVSPLQNVQLDFNSSTHNSMGAFFNDPFMEQQFSGRQSKCSSYQQDQYNMLENVMSSMAGGFDPSSNLYCSQTALMGLGGSHGNLQDHLQMRPNMLYSNCGGGVPNIILTDDSNPSLSKDISSVLSAVPECLDSEGVFPLEDELRIEPLSLDGLSMLSDPDMVLPDPSVEDSFRSDRL
- the crtc3 gene encoding CREB-regulated transcription coactivator 3 isoform X1, whose amino-acid sequence is MSGSPGSSGSNPRKFSEKIALHNQKQAEETRAFEQLMTDLTVSRVQFQKIQQLRLSQNRAQYYGGSLPNVNQIGNASTDFQGTFPSGLDSVRGTRHHGLVERVHRDRNRINSPHRRPIDKHGRQAESSPYGTMYLSPPPDNSWRREQPPWTEEKRPGFRLISQLNRTNSDSALHTSAMSPNPQDPFGKNQQMGRGPPQRNASMNEAEVDSAGDVFSFPAVPNEENLLGVNKPLPKQLWEAKKVQSLSSRPKSCEVPGINIFPSPEQNIGLSHYQGTLNTGGSLPDLSNLHFPSPLPTPLDPDEAGYPNLSGGSSTGNLPAAMMHLGIGNSQGLSSSLSNPSIQASLTNSQLHSSLSNPSIHTSLRLSSLSNPPPTGMASSPRRRPAPISPLTLSPGGDQRRSLSKQLSPTMSPSLSPITQGVALDTSSLPMEPPPPYPLYQQTQQPLQQQQPPPQSHPSMQQSSQHPGVQQRATGGQQQQQHHQPVSPLQNVQLDFNSSTHNSMGAFFNDPFMEQQFSGRQSKCSSYQQDQYNMLENVMSSMAGGFDPSSNLYCSQTALMGLGGSHGNLQDHLQMRPNMLYSNCGGGVPNIILTGAEDQTASHYDSNPSLSKDISSVLSAVPECLDSEGVFPLEDELRIEPLSLDGLSMLSDPDMVLPDPSVEDSFRSDRL